In Dioscorea cayenensis subsp. rotundata cultivar TDr96_F1 chromosome 9, TDr96_F1_v2_PseudoChromosome.rev07_lg8_w22 25.fasta, whole genome shotgun sequence, a genomic segment contains:
- the LOC120268810 gene encoding protein root UVB sensitive 5 isoform X1 yields MLLLFLSMPRPPPSFSSSSPVPIPTCGRRNLVACQEHEHGCSEDESESAVSTKPGALLLVERYQDGTAKRYFLSDNESKLHCVSEGHGFFAKSAMTTLPQHSPRLAWLPSSIKNFALPAGFPESVSDDYLDYMLLQFPTNVTGWVCHTLVTSSLLKAVGVGSFAGAGAAASAAAIKWVLKDGLGAVGRLFIGGRFGNLFDDDPKQWRMYADFIGSAGSIFELCTQLYPEYFLLLASLGNLTKAVARGLKDPAFRVIQSHFAISSNLGDVVAKEEVWEVTAQLVGLALGILVMDTPGLQTSYSMLALTWLIVRLLHLWLRFQSLSVLKFHTINLKRARILVKSHVLHCKVPGISDCNMEEDILLLGKFLRPQVTFCVSLEKMIGSKSVQMVRALLTLYSKEQYVLFVNKQEPRELQFSVTFKVGATGLSVLRSLWQVYWLHEHRERWLDNMNDIFSWLEESLVIMEDGFVDFLGHLEESGWNNNQINLRVPSMLLLDE; encoded by the exons ATGCTACTACTCTTCCTTTCTATGCCTCGGCCTCCTCCCTCTTTTTCTAGTTCGTCTCCCGTCCCAATTCCCACCTGCGGCCGGCGAAACCTTGTTGCTTGCCAAGAACATGAGCATGGTTGCAGCGAAGATGAAAGCGAGAGCGCCGTATCCAc AAAGCCAGGTGCTTTACTCTTGGTGGAGAGGTACCAGGACGGCACGGCTAAGAG GTACTTCTTATCGGATAATGAGTCGAAGCTACATTGTGTTTCAGAGGGGCATGGATTCTTCGCCAAATCGGCGATGACTACACTACCACAACATTCACCAAGATTAGCATGGCTCCCCTCTTCCATCAAGAATTTCGCACTACCCGCAGGTTTCCCTG AATCCGTCTCAGATGATTATCTGGATTATATGTTGCTGCAATTTCCTACAAATGTAACCGGATGGGTCTGTCACACATTAGTTACATCAAGTCTTCTTAAG GCTGTTGGTGTGGGTTCGTTTGCAGGAGCTGGTGCTGCTGCTTCTGCTGCTGCAATCAA ATGGGTTTTGAAGGATGGCCTAGGAGCTGTTGGGCGCCTTTTCATTG gTGGACGTTTTGGGAATCTTTTTGATGATGACCCAAAGCAGTGGCGCATGTATGCAGATTTTATAGGAAGTGCTGGAAG TATCTTTGAGCTTTGCACACAACTGTATCCTGAATATTTCCTCCTGCTTGCCTCCTTAGGAAATCTGACCAAG GCTGTCGCAAGGGGACTAAAAGATCCAGCGTTTCGAGTGATCCAAAGCCATTTTGCTATTTCTTCAAATCTTGGAGATGTGGTGGCAAAG GAGGAAGTATGGGAAGTAACAGCGCAGCTTGTGGGACTTGCGTTGGGTATATTGGTTATG GATACACCTGGACTACAAACATCGTACTCTATGCTTGCTCTAACATGGTTGATTGTGCGCCTTCTGCACCTTTGGTTACGCTTTCAATCCTTATCAGTTCTCAAATTTCACACA ATAAATCTTAAGCGTGCCAGGATTCTTGTTAAATCTCATGTCCTACATTGTAAAGTTCCTG GGATTAGTGATTGTAACATGGAAGAAGATATCCTGTTGTTGGGAAAGTTCTTGCGGCCACAAGTCACATTCTGTGtatccttggagaagatgatagGCAGCAAGTCTGTCCAGATg GTCAGGGCACTTCTAACCTTGTATTCGAAAGAACAATATGTTCTATTCGTGAACAAGCAGGAACCAAGAGAACTACAATTCTCTGTCACCTTCAAG GTTGGCGCCACGGGTCTGTCAGTGTTGAGAAGTCTATGGCAGGTGTATTGGCTCCACGAGCATAGGGAAAGATGGTTGGATAACATGAATGACATCTTCTCCTGGCTAGAGGAAAGCCTTGTAATAATGGAAGATGgatttgttgattttcttggacATCTGGAGGAAAGTGGATGGAATAATAACCAAATCAATCTTAGGGTTCCAAGCATGTTACTGTTGGATGAGTGA
- the LOC120268810 gene encoding protein root UVB sensitive 5 isoform X2 — protein MLLLFLSMPRPPPSFSSSSPVPIPTCGRRNLVACQEHEHGCSEDESESAVSTKPGALLLVERYQDGTAKRYFLSDNESKLHCVSEGHGFFAKSAMTTLPQHSPRLAWLPSSIKNFALPAGFPESVSDDYLDYMLLQFPTNVTGWVCHTLVTSSLLKAVGVGSFAGAGAAASAAAINIFELCTQLYPEYFLLLASLGNLTKAVARGLKDPAFRVIQSHFAISSNLGDVVAKEEVWEVTAQLVGLALGILVMDTPGLQTSYSMLALTWLIVRLLHLWLRFQSLSVLKFHTINLKRARILVKSHVLHCKVPGISDCNMEEDILLLGKFLRPQVTFCVSLEKMIGSKSVQMVRALLTLYSKEQYVLFVNKQEPRELQFSVTFKVGATGLSVLRSLWQVYWLHEHRERWLDNMNDIFSWLEESLVIMEDGFVDFLGHLEESGWNNNQINLRVPSMLLLDE, from the exons ATGCTACTACTCTTCCTTTCTATGCCTCGGCCTCCTCCCTCTTTTTCTAGTTCGTCTCCCGTCCCAATTCCCACCTGCGGCCGGCGAAACCTTGTTGCTTGCCAAGAACATGAGCATGGTTGCAGCGAAGATGAAAGCGAGAGCGCCGTATCCAc AAAGCCAGGTGCTTTACTCTTGGTGGAGAGGTACCAGGACGGCACGGCTAAGAG GTACTTCTTATCGGATAATGAGTCGAAGCTACATTGTGTTTCAGAGGGGCATGGATTCTTCGCCAAATCGGCGATGACTACACTACCACAACATTCACCAAGATTAGCATGGCTCCCCTCTTCCATCAAGAATTTCGCACTACCCGCAGGTTTCCCTG AATCCGTCTCAGATGATTATCTGGATTATATGTTGCTGCAATTTCCTACAAATGTAACCGGATGGGTCTGTCACACATTAGTTACATCAAGTCTTCTTAAG GCTGTTGGTGTGGGTTCGTTTGCAGGAGCTGGTGCTGCTGCTTCTGCTGCTGCAATCAA TATCTTTGAGCTTTGCACACAACTGTATCCTGAATATTTCCTCCTGCTTGCCTCCTTAGGAAATCTGACCAAG GCTGTCGCAAGGGGACTAAAAGATCCAGCGTTTCGAGTGATCCAAAGCCATTTTGCTATTTCTTCAAATCTTGGAGATGTGGTGGCAAAG GAGGAAGTATGGGAAGTAACAGCGCAGCTTGTGGGACTTGCGTTGGGTATATTGGTTATG GATACACCTGGACTACAAACATCGTACTCTATGCTTGCTCTAACATGGTTGATTGTGCGCCTTCTGCACCTTTGGTTACGCTTTCAATCCTTATCAGTTCTCAAATTTCACACA ATAAATCTTAAGCGTGCCAGGATTCTTGTTAAATCTCATGTCCTACATTGTAAAGTTCCTG GGATTAGTGATTGTAACATGGAAGAAGATATCCTGTTGTTGGGAAAGTTCTTGCGGCCACAAGTCACATTCTGTGtatccttggagaagatgatagGCAGCAAGTCTGTCCAGATg GTCAGGGCACTTCTAACCTTGTATTCGAAAGAACAATATGTTCTATTCGTGAACAAGCAGGAACCAAGAGAACTACAATTCTCTGTCACCTTCAAG GTTGGCGCCACGGGTCTGTCAGTGTTGAGAAGTCTATGGCAGGTGTATTGGCTCCACGAGCATAGGGAAAGATGGTTGGATAACATGAATGACATCTTCTCCTGGCTAGAGGAAAGCCTTGTAATAATGGAAGATGgatttgttgattttcttggacATCTGGAGGAAAGTGGATGGAATAATAACCAAATCAATCTTAGGGTTCCAAGCATGTTACTGTTGGATGAGTGA